The following coding sequences lie in one Gouania willdenowi chromosome 5, fGouWil2.1, whole genome shotgun sequence genomic window:
- the pxna gene encoding paxillin a isoform X3, protein MDDLDALLADLESTTSDISNRPLFLSDDSAYSIPVGGQTQQGICSPAHVPPTVSEQTLNGLDESESCSSAQRSPWSRDSCSPSQPIGEDDHVYSFPNKQKNSESSNVAMNSTMGSNLSELDRLLLELNAVQQSTPAFPTEEAAPPLPASSTVHHIQENGVSTAGKAAQPLFEKPKRAAAGRGIEDVRPSVESLLDELESSVPSSIPTPLVVSDEPADGQEEPLSQQQDRMSASSATRELDELMASLSDFKVQSNSGSQQSVNQDLVEPSAFIVKAATDPTHIPSVDTIPPSSYSSPSSTPLPLELHIDEEGCSVSASSPVSTGVIASSQSFQFLQTQQNNEGETGTFVLSHKESSSVSSTVGPMVSTPTPTSVTNESAHLSFAAKGSSPVAVKSPLTVTNNPSPALEGSPPSATDVKFKSFAPKGTTPVPKSPQAVTKIYSPVIVQEAAPKATSPITVPRLSSPIPNRASPVTVPNLSCPVTIPKCSSPETVSKSVSPLMIPRLSSPVPKGTSPLTVPNIISSPTIPRRFSPDSGPKSTSPVVVSKLASPVAVLKGEPELPKSPVPVLRKTYTVPGTSSPRASPVPPSAAPLTSSYTLPAVSPGGEGLGLTWPCREPLLDDALDRILFPESTRPGESHPSASVVSGEEDQFWEEEDGIYPDLCREDTLTPMTESSWMDDCFTPSTCPGTPDATLDLPMQQPSAIERLSASGQLKSVIRRTKETSNVHPMYREGLLRRKMGPIIVNKSNSQDRLIEELQGKLGIGRVERRRKKQPDDWLTEGVIVMSNPQRTREERIQPSVDKIIIPPESPAPQRKVLPPLQSPPPPKKSLPVKQTPPPLPPPPPTPPPPKEPTPPPPKEPTPPPPKEPTPPPTPSPPPKPITPPPPPKVFVSVGCQTEYDPISPQMQIQSQGKTSPTAPIKPANKLDNMLGSLQSDLNRLGVQTVAKGVCGACKKPIAGQVVTAMGRTWHPEHFVCTHCQEEIGSRNFFEREGQPYCETDYHSLFSPRCHYCNGPILDKVVTALDKTWHPEHFFCAQCGAFFGPEGFHEKDGKAYCRKDYFDIFAPKCGGCARAILENYISALNSLWHPECFVCRECFTPFINGSFFDHEGQPYCEAHYHERRGSLCSGCQKPITGRCITAMGKKFHPEHFVCAFCLKQLNKGTFKEQNDKPYCHGCFIKLFS, encoded by the exons ATGCTTTGTTGGCGGACCTCGAGTCCACAACATCTGACATTTCCAATCGCCCACTCTTTCTGTCTGACGACAGCGCCTACTCCATCCCCGTCGGGGGTCAGACCCAGCAGGGCATCTGCTCCCCCGCACATGTCCCTCCCACTGTCTCTGAGCAGACTCTAAACGGACTTGATGAATCAGAG TCCTGCAGCTCAGCCCAGAGAAGTCCTTGGTCCCGTGATAGCTGCAGTCCAAGCCAGCCTATTGGAGAGGACGACCACGTGTACAG CTTCCCCAACAAGCAAAAGAACAGTGAGTCATCCAACGTTGCGATGAACTCAACAATGGGTAGCAATTTGTCTGAGCTGGACCGGCTGCTGTTGGAGCTCAATGCTGTCCAGCAAAGCACTCCGGCCTTCCCCACAGAAG AAGCAGCTCCACCTCTGCCTGCTAGCAGCACCGTTCACCATATTCAGGAGAACGGAGTCTCCACTGCAGGAAAAGCTGCTCAGCCTCTGTTTGAAAAGCCAAAACGAGCTGCTGCAGGTCGGGGAATTGAGGATGTACGACCAAGTGTAGAGAGTCTTCTGGATGAGCTGGAAAGCTCTGTGCCCTCATCCAT TCCCACACCTTTGGTGGTGTCAGACGAGCCAGCAGATGGGCAGGAGGAGCCATTGTCACAACAACAAGACAGAATGTCTGCATCCTCCGCCACTCGAGAACTGGATGAGCTTATGGCTTCCCTGTCTGACTTCAAAGTCCAAAGCAAT TCTGGCTCTCAGCAGTCTGTGAACCAGGATCTAGTTGAGCCCTCAGCTTTTATTGTCAAAGCAGCAACTGACCCAACTCACATACCTTCAGTAGACACTATTCCACCCTCTAGTTATTCCTCTCCTTCCTCTACTCCTCTTCCACTTGAGCTACACATAGATGAAGAAGGTTGTTCGGTTTCTGCATCTTCGCCTGTTTCCACAGGAGTCATTGCTTCATCACAgagttttcagtttttgcagaccCAGCAGAATAATGAAGGAGAGACTGGCACTTTTGTACTATCTCACAAGGAAAGCTCTAGTGTTTCATCGACTGTAGGGCCTATGGTCAGCACCCCTACACCAACGTCAGTAACTAATGAGTCAGCTCACTTGAGTTTTGCTGCCAAAGGCTCCAGTCCAGTAGCTGTTAAAAGTCCTCTCACTGTAACTAACAACCCCAGTCCTGCTCTAGAAGGAAGTCCTCCCAGTGCTACTGATGTGAAGTTCAAAAGCTTTGCACCTAAAGGTACGACCCCTGTTCCTAAAAGTCCTCAGGCAGTTACAAAGATTTATTCTCCAGTTATAGTCCAAGAAGCAGCACCAAAGGCTACTAGTCCCATTACAGTTCCACGGCTTTCAAGTCCAATACCAAACAGGGCTAGTCCAGTGACAGTCCCAAATCTCTCATGCCCTGTAACCATCCCCAAATGTTCTAGTCCTGAAACAGTTTCTAAGAGTGTTAGTCCACTGATGATTCCTAGACTTTCAAGTCCTGTTCCAAAAGGTACAAGTCCTTTAACTGTTCCTAATATTATAAGCTCCCCAACTATACCCAGGAGATTTAGTCCTGACTCAGGCCCTAAAAGCACTTCCCCTGTGGTTGTTTCAAAGCTTGCAAGCCCAGTAGCTGTACTAAAGGGTGAACCTGAACTTCCCAAGAGTCCTGTTCCAGTCCTTAGAAAAACATACACAGTTCCAGGTACTAGTAGTCCCAGAGCGTCACCCGTTCCACCTTCTGCGGCACCATTAACTAGTTCATACACTCTTCCTGCAGTTAGTCCAGGAGGAGAAGGCCTGGGTTTAACATGGCCATGCAGGGAACCTTTATTAGATGATGCTTTAGACAGAATCTTGTTTCCTGAGTCCACTCGCCCAGGTGAGAGCCATCCATCAGCTTCAGTTGTTTCGGGAGAGGAAGACCAATTTTGGGAAGAGGAAGATGGCATTTACCCTGATCTCTGCAGAGAAGATACCCTAACACCCATGACAGAGTCCAGCTGGATGGATGACTGCTTCACCCCCTCTACCTGTCCTGGGACACCAGATGCAACTTTGGATTTGCCCATGCAGCAGCCTTCTGCTATCGAACGACTGTCTGCTTCTGGTCAA CTCAAGTCGGTTATCCGCCGCACCAAGGAGACCTCCAATGTGCATCCAATGTACAGGGAGGGACTTTTGAGACGTAAAATGGGACCAATTATTGTGAATAAGAGCAACTCACAAGATCGACTCATTGAGGAGCTGCAAGGGAAATTGGGGATTGGACGAGTAGAGCGCAGGCGCAAAAAACAGCCTGATGATTGGCTGACAGAAGGAGTCATCGTCATGTCCAACCCACAGCGAACACGGGAAGAGAGGATTCAgccatctgtggataag ATCATCATCCCTCCTGAGTCACCTGCCCCGCAGAGAAAAGTTCTCCCCCCTTTACAATCTCCCCCACCACCCAAAAAGTCACTCCCAGTCAAGCAGACTCCTCCACCGCTACCGCctccccctccaacccctcctCCTCCAAAGGAACCTACCCCTCCACCTCCCAAGGAGCCTACTCCTCCTCCCCCCAAAGAGCCAACACCCCCTCCAACTCCTAGTCCCCCTCCTAAACCCATCACGCCGCCCCCTCCTCCCAAGGTTTTTGTATCAGTGGGCTGTCAGACAGAGTATGACCCCATCTCCCCACAAATGCAG ATCCAGTCTCAAGGAAAGACTTCTCCCACTGCCCCTATCAAACCAGCCAACAAGCTGGACAACATGCTGGGCAGCCTGCAATCCGACCTAAACAGACTTGGGGTGCAGACGGTGGCGAAAGGTGTCTGTGGTGCCTGCAAGAAGCCGATTGCAGGACAG GTGGTGACAGCCATGGGCAGAACATGGCACCCTGAGCACTTTGTGTGCACCCACTGTCAGGAGGAGATAGGCTCCAGAAACTTCTTTGAGCGGGAAGGGCAGCCTTACTGCGAGACGGATTACCACAGCCTGTTCTCACCACGATGCCACTACTGTAATGGACCCATACTGGAT AAAGTTGTAACAGCCCTGGATAAGACTTGGCATCCTGAGCACTTCTTCTGTGCTCAGTGTGGAGCCTTTTTTGGACCTGAAG GTTTCCATGAGAAGGATGGAAAGGCATACTGCAGGAAGGACTACTTTGACATCTTTGCCCCTAAATGTGGCGGCTGTGCTCGTGCCATTCTGGAGAACTACATCTCTGCTCTGAATTCACTGTGGCACCCTGAATGCTTTGTCTGCAGG GAGTGCTTCACGCCCTTCATAAATGGCAGTTTCTTTGACCACGAGGGCCAGCCGTACTGTGAGGCCCACTATCACGAGCGCAGGGGCTCACTGTGTTCTGGCTGCCAGAAGCCCATCACCGGCCGCTGCATCACAGCCATGGGAAAGAAGTTCCACCCAGAGCACTTTGTGTGCGCTTTCTGCCTCAAGCAGCTGAATAAGGGCACCTTTAAAGAGCAGAACGACAAGCCCTACTGCCACGGCTGCTTTATCAAACTCTTCAGCTAG
- the pxna gene encoding paxillin a isoform X4 has product MDDLDALLADLESTTSDISNRPLFLSDDSAYSIPVGGQTQQGICSPAHVPPTVSEQTLNGLDESESCSSAQRSPWSRDSCSPSQPIGEDDHVYSFPNKQKNSESSNVAMNSTMGSNLSELDRLLLELNAVQQSTPAFPTEEAAPPLPASSTVHHIQENGVSTAGKAAQPLFEKPKRAAAGRGIEDVRPSVESLLDELESSVPSSIPTPLVVSDEPADGQEEPLSQQQDRMSASSATRELDELMASLSDFKVQSNIQSQGKTSPTAPIKPANKLDNMLGSLQSDLNRLGVQTVAKGVCGACKKPIAGQVVTAMGRTWHPEHFVCTHCQEEIGSRNFFEREGQPYCETDYHSLFSPRCHYCNGPILDKVVTALDKTWHPEHFFCAQCGAFFGPEGFHEKDGKAYCRKDYFDIFAPKCGGCARAILENYISALNSLWHPECFVCRECFTPFINGSFFDHEGQPYCEAHYHERRGSLCSGCQKPITGRCITAMGKKFHPEHFVCAFCLKQLNKGTFKEQNDKPYCHGCFIKLFS; this is encoded by the exons ATGCTTTGTTGGCGGACCTCGAGTCCACAACATCTGACATTTCCAATCGCCCACTCTTTCTGTCTGACGACAGCGCCTACTCCATCCCCGTCGGGGGTCAGACCCAGCAGGGCATCTGCTCCCCCGCACATGTCCCTCCCACTGTCTCTGAGCAGACTCTAAACGGACTTGATGAATCAGAG TCCTGCAGCTCAGCCCAGAGAAGTCCTTGGTCCCGTGATAGCTGCAGTCCAAGCCAGCCTATTGGAGAGGACGACCACGTGTACAG CTTCCCCAACAAGCAAAAGAACAGTGAGTCATCCAACGTTGCGATGAACTCAACAATGGGTAGCAATTTGTCTGAGCTGGACCGGCTGCTGTTGGAGCTCAATGCTGTCCAGCAAAGCACTCCGGCCTTCCCCACAGAAG AAGCAGCTCCACCTCTGCCTGCTAGCAGCACCGTTCACCATATTCAGGAGAACGGAGTCTCCACTGCAGGAAAAGCTGCTCAGCCTCTGTTTGAAAAGCCAAAACGAGCTGCTGCAGGTCGGGGAATTGAGGATGTACGACCAAGTGTAGAGAGTCTTCTGGATGAGCTGGAAAGCTCTGTGCCCTCATCCAT TCCCACACCTTTGGTGGTGTCAGACGAGCCAGCAGATGGGCAGGAGGAGCCATTGTCACAACAACAAGACAGAATGTCTGCATCCTCCGCCACTCGAGAACTGGATGAGCTTATGGCTTCCCTGTCTGACTTCAAAGTCCAAAGCAAT ATCCAGTCTCAAGGAAAGACTTCTCCCACTGCCCCTATCAAACCAGCCAACAAGCTGGACAACATGCTGGGCAGCCTGCAATCCGACCTAAACAGACTTGGGGTGCAGACGGTGGCGAAAGGTGTCTGTGGTGCCTGCAAGAAGCCGATTGCAGGACAG GTGGTGACAGCCATGGGCAGAACATGGCACCCTGAGCACTTTGTGTGCACCCACTGTCAGGAGGAGATAGGCTCCAGAAACTTCTTTGAGCGGGAAGGGCAGCCTTACTGCGAGACGGATTACCACAGCCTGTTCTCACCACGATGCCACTACTGTAATGGACCCATACTGGAT AAAGTTGTAACAGCCCTGGATAAGACTTGGCATCCTGAGCACTTCTTCTGTGCTCAGTGTGGAGCCTTTTTTGGACCTGAAG GTTTCCATGAGAAGGATGGAAAGGCATACTGCAGGAAGGACTACTTTGACATCTTTGCCCCTAAATGTGGCGGCTGTGCTCGTGCCATTCTGGAGAACTACATCTCTGCTCTGAATTCACTGTGGCACCCTGAATGCTTTGTCTGCAGG GAGTGCTTCACGCCCTTCATAAATGGCAGTTTCTTTGACCACGAGGGCCAGCCGTACTGTGAGGCCCACTATCACGAGCGCAGGGGCTCACTGTGTTCTGGCTGCCAGAAGCCCATCACCGGCCGCTGCATCACAGCCATGGGAAAGAAGTTCCACCCAGAGCACTTTGTGTGCGCTTTCTGCCTCAAGCAGCTGAATAAGGGCACCTTTAAAGAGCAGAACGACAAGCCCTACTGCCACGGCTGCTTTATCAAACTCTTCAGCTAG
- the pxna gene encoding paxillin a isoform X1, with protein MFCLFFSSADALLADLESTTSDISNRPLFLSDDSAYSIPVGGQTQQGICSPAHVPPTVSEQTLNGLDESESCSSAQRSPWSRDSCSPSQPIGEDDHVYSFPNKQKNSESSNVAMNSTMGSNLSELDRLLLELNAVQQSTPAFPTEEEAAPPLPASSTVHHIQENGVSTAGKAAQPLFEKPKRAAAGRGIEDVRPSVESLLDELESSVPSSIPTPLVVSDEPADGQEEPLSQQQDRMSASSATRELDELMASLSDFKVQSNSGSQQSVNQDLVEPSAFIVKAATDPTHIPSVDTIPPSSYSSPSSTPLPLELHIDEEGCSVSASSPVSTGVIASSQSFQFLQTQQNNEGETGTFVLSHKESSSVSSTVGPMVSTPTPTSVTNESAHLSFAAKGSSPVAVKSPLTVTNNPSPALEGSPPSATDVKFKSFAPKGTTPVPKSPQAVTKIYSPVIVQEAAPKATSPITVPRLSSPIPNRASPVTVPNLSCPVTIPKCSSPETVSKSVSPLMIPRLSSPVPKGTSPLTVPNIISSPTIPRRFSPDSGPKSTSPVVVSKLASPVAVLKGEPELPKSPVPVLRKTYTVPGTSSPRASPVPPSAAPLTSSYTLPAVSPGGEGLGLTWPCREPLLDDALDRILFPESTRPGESHPSASVVSGEEDQFWEEEDGIYPDLCREDTLTPMTESSWMDDCFTPSTCPGTPDATLDLPMQQPSAIERLSASGQLKSVIRRTKETSNVHPMYREGLLRRKMGPIIVNKSNSQDRLIEELQGKLGIGRVERRRKKQPDDWLTEGVIVMSNPQRTREERIQPSVDKIIIPPESPAPQRKVLPPLQSPPPPKKSLPVKQTPPPLPPPPPTPPPPKEPTPPPPKEPTPPPPKEPTPPPTPSPPPKPITPPPPPKVFVSVGCQTEYDPISPQMQIQSQGKTSPTAPIKPANKLDNMLGSLQSDLNRLGVQTVAKGVCGACKKPIAGQVVTAMGRTWHPEHFVCTHCQEEIGSRNFFEREGQPYCETDYHSLFSPRCHYCNGPILDKVVTALDKTWHPEHFFCAQCGAFFGPEGFHEKDGKAYCRKDYFDIFAPKCGGCARAILENYISALNSLWHPECFVCRECFTPFINGSFFDHEGQPYCEAHYHERRGSLCSGCQKPITGRCITAMGKKFHPEHFVCAFCLKQLNKGTFKEQNDKPYCHGCFIKLFS; from the exons ATGTTCTGTCTATTTTTCTCTTCTGCAGATGCTTTGTTGGCGGACCTCGAGTCCACAACATCTGACATTTCCAATCGCCCACTCTTTCTGTCTGACGACAGCGCCTACTCCATCCCCGTCGGGGGTCAGACCCAGCAGGGCATCTGCTCCCCCGCACATGTCCCTCCCACTGTCTCTGAGCAGACTCTAAACGGACTTGATGAATCAGAG TCCTGCAGCTCAGCCCAGAGAAGTCCTTGGTCCCGTGATAGCTGCAGTCCAAGCCAGCCTATTGGAGAGGACGACCACGTGTACAG CTTCCCCAACAAGCAAAAGAACAGTGAGTCATCCAACGTTGCGATGAACTCAACAATGGGTAGCAATTTGTCTGAGCTGGACCGGCTGCTGTTGGAGCTCAATGCTGTCCAGCAAAGCACTCCGGCCTTCCCCACAGAAG AAGAAGCAGCTCCACCTCTGCCTGCTAGCAGCACCGTTCACCATATTCAGGAGAACGGAGTCTCCACTGCAGGAAAAGCTGCTCAGCCTCTGTTTGAAAAGCCAAAACGAGCTGCTGCAGGTCGGGGAATTGAGGATGTACGACCAAGTGTAGAGAGTCTTCTGGATGAGCTGGAAAGCTCTGTGCCCTCATCCAT TCCCACACCTTTGGTGGTGTCAGACGAGCCAGCAGATGGGCAGGAGGAGCCATTGTCACAACAACAAGACAGAATGTCTGCATCCTCCGCCACTCGAGAACTGGATGAGCTTATGGCTTCCCTGTCTGACTTCAAAGTCCAAAGCAAT TCTGGCTCTCAGCAGTCTGTGAACCAGGATCTAGTTGAGCCCTCAGCTTTTATTGTCAAAGCAGCAACTGACCCAACTCACATACCTTCAGTAGACACTATTCCACCCTCTAGTTATTCCTCTCCTTCCTCTACTCCTCTTCCACTTGAGCTACACATAGATGAAGAAGGTTGTTCGGTTTCTGCATCTTCGCCTGTTTCCACAGGAGTCATTGCTTCATCACAgagttttcagtttttgcagaccCAGCAGAATAATGAAGGAGAGACTGGCACTTTTGTACTATCTCACAAGGAAAGCTCTAGTGTTTCATCGACTGTAGGGCCTATGGTCAGCACCCCTACACCAACGTCAGTAACTAATGAGTCAGCTCACTTGAGTTTTGCTGCCAAAGGCTCCAGTCCAGTAGCTGTTAAAAGTCCTCTCACTGTAACTAACAACCCCAGTCCTGCTCTAGAAGGAAGTCCTCCCAGTGCTACTGATGTGAAGTTCAAAAGCTTTGCACCTAAAGGTACGACCCCTGTTCCTAAAAGTCCTCAGGCAGTTACAAAGATTTATTCTCCAGTTATAGTCCAAGAAGCAGCACCAAAGGCTACTAGTCCCATTACAGTTCCACGGCTTTCAAGTCCAATACCAAACAGGGCTAGTCCAGTGACAGTCCCAAATCTCTCATGCCCTGTAACCATCCCCAAATGTTCTAGTCCTGAAACAGTTTCTAAGAGTGTTAGTCCACTGATGATTCCTAGACTTTCAAGTCCTGTTCCAAAAGGTACAAGTCCTTTAACTGTTCCTAATATTATAAGCTCCCCAACTATACCCAGGAGATTTAGTCCTGACTCAGGCCCTAAAAGCACTTCCCCTGTGGTTGTTTCAAAGCTTGCAAGCCCAGTAGCTGTACTAAAGGGTGAACCTGAACTTCCCAAGAGTCCTGTTCCAGTCCTTAGAAAAACATACACAGTTCCAGGTACTAGTAGTCCCAGAGCGTCACCCGTTCCACCTTCTGCGGCACCATTAACTAGTTCATACACTCTTCCTGCAGTTAGTCCAGGAGGAGAAGGCCTGGGTTTAACATGGCCATGCAGGGAACCTTTATTAGATGATGCTTTAGACAGAATCTTGTTTCCTGAGTCCACTCGCCCAGGTGAGAGCCATCCATCAGCTTCAGTTGTTTCGGGAGAGGAAGACCAATTTTGGGAAGAGGAAGATGGCATTTACCCTGATCTCTGCAGAGAAGATACCCTAACACCCATGACAGAGTCCAGCTGGATGGATGACTGCTTCACCCCCTCTACCTGTCCTGGGACACCAGATGCAACTTTGGATTTGCCCATGCAGCAGCCTTCTGCTATCGAACGACTGTCTGCTTCTGGTCAA CTCAAGTCGGTTATCCGCCGCACCAAGGAGACCTCCAATGTGCATCCAATGTACAGGGAGGGACTTTTGAGACGTAAAATGGGACCAATTATTGTGAATAAGAGCAACTCACAAGATCGACTCATTGAGGAGCTGCAAGGGAAATTGGGGATTGGACGAGTAGAGCGCAGGCGCAAAAAACAGCCTGATGATTGGCTGACAGAAGGAGTCATCGTCATGTCCAACCCACAGCGAACACGGGAAGAGAGGATTCAgccatctgtggataag ATCATCATCCCTCCTGAGTCACCTGCCCCGCAGAGAAAAGTTCTCCCCCCTTTACAATCTCCCCCACCACCCAAAAAGTCACTCCCAGTCAAGCAGACTCCTCCACCGCTACCGCctccccctccaacccctcctCCTCCAAAGGAACCTACCCCTCCACCTCCCAAGGAGCCTACTCCTCCTCCCCCCAAAGAGCCAACACCCCCTCCAACTCCTAGTCCCCCTCCTAAACCCATCACGCCGCCCCCTCCTCCCAAGGTTTTTGTATCAGTGGGCTGTCAGACAGAGTATGACCCCATCTCCCCACAAATGCAG ATCCAGTCTCAAGGAAAGACTTCTCCCACTGCCCCTATCAAACCAGCCAACAAGCTGGACAACATGCTGGGCAGCCTGCAATCCGACCTAAACAGACTTGGGGTGCAGACGGTGGCGAAAGGTGTCTGTGGTGCCTGCAAGAAGCCGATTGCAGGACAG GTGGTGACAGCCATGGGCAGAACATGGCACCCTGAGCACTTTGTGTGCACCCACTGTCAGGAGGAGATAGGCTCCAGAAACTTCTTTGAGCGGGAAGGGCAGCCTTACTGCGAGACGGATTACCACAGCCTGTTCTCACCACGATGCCACTACTGTAATGGACCCATACTGGAT AAAGTTGTAACAGCCCTGGATAAGACTTGGCATCCTGAGCACTTCTTCTGTGCTCAGTGTGGAGCCTTTTTTGGACCTGAAG GTTTCCATGAGAAGGATGGAAAGGCATACTGCAGGAAGGACTACTTTGACATCTTTGCCCCTAAATGTGGCGGCTGTGCTCGTGCCATTCTGGAGAACTACATCTCTGCTCTGAATTCACTGTGGCACCCTGAATGCTTTGTCTGCAGG GAGTGCTTCACGCCCTTCATAAATGGCAGTTTCTTTGACCACGAGGGCCAGCCGTACTGTGAGGCCCACTATCACGAGCGCAGGGGCTCACTGTGTTCTGGCTGCCAGAAGCCCATCACCGGCCGCTGCATCACAGCCATGGGAAAGAAGTTCCACCCAGAGCACTTTGTGTGCGCTTTCTGCCTCAAGCAGCTGAATAAGGGCACCTTTAAAGAGCAGAACGACAAGCCCTACTGCCACGGCTGCTTTATCAAACTCTTCAGCTAG